A part of Olleya sp. Bg11-27 genomic DNA contains:
- the rpoN gene encoding RNA polymerase factor sigma-54 yields MLKQYLQFKLSQKLSPQQIQLMKLIQLPTQAFEQRLKQELEENPALDTGKEEIVDDFDNDLDNTKDDFDDNDIIDAGDINVDDYLSDDEIPEYRTNTNNYSADDEDKTMPYAAGTSFTQHLVNQLNTYRLSDDERDIAEFLVGSVDESGYIRRELSDIVDDLAFTQSVYTDEEKVSRVLKIVHQLDPAGVGARNLQECLSIQLHRKEKQPDVQLAMDIIDKAFDQFTKKHYKKLMQKFDITETQLKDAIHEVERLNPKPGGSYAGNNRIVEHVVPDFAIKIVDGQLELTLNGRNAPELHVSREYNNMLKGYKESKDKSKSQKDAVMFIKQKLDAAKWFIDAIKQRQQTLFVTMSSIMNYQKEFFLTGDERNLRPMILKDIADEIEMDVSTVSRVANSKYVDTPYGTKLIKEFFSESMTNDQGEEVSTREIKKILETVIEEEESKKKPLTDAALATILKEKGYPIARRTVAKYREQLDIPVARLRKKI; encoded by the coding sequence ATGCTTAAACAATATTTACAGTTCAAATTATCGCAGAAGTTGTCGCCGCAACAAATTCAATTAATGAAATTGATACAGTTGCCGACACAAGCATTTGAACAACGTTTAAAGCAAGAGTTAGAAGAAAATCCCGCATTAGATACAGGGAAAGAAGAAATTGTTGATGACTTCGATAATGATCTAGACAATACTAAGGACGATTTTGACGATAACGACATCATAGATGCTGGAGATATTAACGTAGATGACTATTTAAGTGATGACGAAATCCCAGAATATCGAACAAACACGAATAACTATAGTGCAGATGATGAGGACAAAACAATGCCTTACGCTGCCGGTACTTCTTTTACGCAACATTTAGTTAATCAATTAAACACCTATCGCTTGTCTGACGACGAACGTGATATCGCTGAGTTTTTAGTAGGTAGTGTAGATGAAAGTGGTTATATCCGTAGAGAACTAAGTGATATTGTAGACGACTTAGCCTTCACACAAAGTGTTTATACCGATGAAGAAAAAGTCTCTAGAGTCCTTAAAATCGTACACCAGCTAGATCCTGCAGGTGTCGGTGCTAGAAACTTGCAAGAATGCTTAAGTATACAATTACATAGAAAAGAAAAGCAACCTGATGTCCAATTAGCCATGGATATTATTGATAAAGCATTTGACCAGTTTACCAAAAAGCATTACAAGAAATTAATGCAAAAATTTGATATTACTGAAACTCAACTTAAAGATGCTATTCATGAAGTTGAACGTCTTAACCCAAAACCAGGAGGTTCGTATGCTGGAAACAACAGAATAGTAGAACATGTTGTCCCAGATTTTGCGATAAAAATAGTCGATGGCCAATTAGAATTAACGCTAAATGGACGTAATGCACCAGAACTACATGTCTCTAGAGAGTATAATAATATGCTTAAAGGTTACAAAGAAAGTAAAGACAAGTCTAAATCACAAAAAGACGCAGTCATGTTTATAAAGCAAAAACTAGATGCCGCTAAATGGTTTATAGACGCTATTAAACAACGTCAGCAGACTTTATTTGTAACAATGAGCTCTATTATGAATTATCAGAAAGAGTTCTTCTTAACCGGTGATGAGCGTAATTTAAGACCAATGATACTTAAAGACATCGCTGACGAAATTGAAATGGATGTTTCAACAGTCTCCCGTGTGGCTAACAGCAAATATGTAGATACCCCTTATGGGACTAAATTAATTAAAGAATTCTTCTCAGAATCAATGACTAATGACCAAGGTGAAGAAGTATCTACTCGCGAAATCAAAAAAATTCTTGAAACAGTTATAGAAGAAGAAGAAAGCAAAAAGAAACCATTAACGGATGCTGCATTAGCCACTATACTTAAAGAAAAAGGGTATCCTATTGCTCGTCGTACAGTTGCAAAATATAGAGAGCAATTAGACATTCCTGTTGCTAGATTGCGGAAGAAAATATAA
- the asnS gene encoding asparagine--tRNA ligase, which produces MKAFTVATLLKETKLQEIQIKGWVRTFRANRFIALNDGSTLHNIQCVVDFENTDENLLKRITTGAAVSITGELVESQGKGQTVEVTVTKIEILGDSDPETYPIQPKKHSFEFLRENAHLRTRTSTFSAVMRLRSALSFAVHKYFNDNGFYYMHTPIITGSDAEGAGEMFRVSTLDQKNPPLTEEGNIDQTKNFFGKDTNLTVSGQLEAETYAMSLGKVYTFGPTFRAENSNTTRHLSEFWMIEPEVAFMDLAGNMDLAEDFMKSVISYILEHNADDLEFLDKRLLDDEKTKPQAERSELSLIEKLKFVTENNFKRVSYTEAIDILRNSKPNKKKKFNYIIEEWGADLQSEHERFLVEKHFKCPVILFDYPANIKAFYMRLNEDGKTVRAMDILFPGIGEIVGGSQREERLDVLKEKMAVLDISEEELWWYLDLRKYGTAVHSGFGLGFERLVMFATGMGNIRDVIPYPRTPQNAEF; this is translated from the coding sequence ATGAAAGCATTTACAGTTGCCACTTTACTTAAAGAAACCAAATTACAAGAAATACAAATAAAAGGTTGGGTACGTACCTTTAGAGCGAATCGATTTATTGCTCTAAATGACGGTTCTACATTACATAATATTCAATGTGTTGTTGATTTTGAAAACACAGATGAAAACTTACTAAAACGAATCACTACAGGAGCTGCAGTCTCAATTACTGGAGAATTAGTAGAAAGTCAAGGTAAAGGTCAAACAGTAGAAGTTACTGTAACTAAAATTGAAATTTTAGGAGATTCTGATCCAGAAACGTATCCAATTCAACCAAAAAAGCACAGTTTTGAATTTTTAAGAGAAAATGCACATTTACGCACAAGAACAAGTACGTTTAGTGCTGTTATGCGTTTACGCTCTGCCTTGTCTTTTGCTGTTCATAAATATTTTAACGATAATGGTTTCTACTATATGCACACCCCAATTATTACGGGGAGTGATGCAGAAGGAGCAGGAGAAATGTTTCGTGTAAGCACATTAGATCAAAAAAATCCTCCTTTAACAGAAGAGGGGAACATAGATCAAACCAAAAACTTTTTTGGAAAAGACACTAACCTTACTGTTTCTGGTCAACTAGAAGCAGAAACCTATGCGATGTCTTTAGGTAAAGTATATACTTTTGGACCAACATTTAGAGCAGAAAACTCTAATACCACGCGTCATTTATCAGAATTTTGGATGATTGAGCCAGAAGTTGCTTTCATGGATCTTGCAGGAAATATGGACTTAGCAGAAGACTTTATGAAATCTGTAATTAGTTATATTTTAGAACATAACGCGGACGACTTAGAGTTTTTAGACAAACGTCTTTTGGATGACGAAAAAACAAAACCTCAAGCAGAACGTAGTGAATTATCTTTAATTGAAAAATTAAAATTCGTCACTGAAAATAATTTCAAACGTGTAAGTTATACTGAAGCTATCGATATACTTAGAAATTCTAAACCTAATAAGAAAAAGAAATTCAATTATATCATTGAAGAATGGGGGGCAGATTTACAATCAGAACACGAACGTTTTTTAGTAGAAAAGCATTTTAAATGCCCAGTAATATTATTTGATTATCCCGCAAATATCAAAGCCTTCTATATGCGTTTAAACGAAGATGGCAAAACTGTTAGAGCCATGGATATTCTATTTCCCGGAATTGGGGAAATTGTTGGTGGATCACAACGTGAAGAACGTCTTGATGTTCTAAAAGAAAAAATGGCAGTATTAGATATTTCTGAAGAAGAATTATGGTGGTACCTAGATTTACGTAAATATGGTACAGCTGTTCATTCTGGTTTTGGTCTTGGTTTTGAACGTTTAGTTATGTTTGCAACAGGAATGGGTAATATTAGAGACGTAATACCTTACCCTAGAACACCTCAAAATGCAGAGTTTTAA